Proteins encoded in a region of the Niveispirillum cyanobacteriorum genome:
- a CDS encoding aldehyde dehydrogenase, translating into MDAIAATNWQDRAARLQFRTQAFIDGAYVPAASGKSFDNISPRDGKVLTQVAECDAEDVNRAVSAARRTFESGVWRDQHPRARKAVLLKLARLMEEHADELALLETLDMGKPIRDSRSIDIPLSIRCVQYYAEAIDKLYDQVGPSGPDAMSLILREPLGVIGVVVPWNFPLMMAVWKVAPALATGNSVVLKPAEQSPLTAIRLGELAVEAGVPPGVLNVVPGFGETAGQAIGRHMDVDMLAFTGSTEVGKYFMRYSGESNLKRVSLECGGKTPHIIMPDAADLDKAAANAAGGIFFNQGEVCNAGSRLLVHESIKDEFLEKVIHHSRRWTPGDPLDPTTNMGAMVDARQHERVLSYIGKGKAEGASLRLGGSAARADTGGYYIEPTLFDGVDSSMTIAREEIFGPVLSTLTFKTTEEAFKIANDTIYGLASAIWTRDISTAMKAARTIKAGSVWINCFDAGDITTPFGGFKQSGFGRDKSLHALEKYTDLKSVWIDLS; encoded by the coding sequence ATGGACGCCATCGCCGCCACCAACTGGCAGGACCGCGCCGCCCGGCTGCAATTCCGCACCCAGGCCTTCATTGACGGGGCCTATGTGCCCGCTGCCAGCGGCAAAAGCTTTGACAATATCAGCCCGCGCGATGGCAAGGTGCTGACCCAGGTTGCCGAATGCGACGCGGAAGATGTGAACCGCGCCGTTTCTGCTGCACGCCGCACCTTCGAATCCGGTGTCTGGCGGGATCAGCATCCGCGCGCCCGCAAGGCCGTGCTGCTGAAACTGGCGCGCCTGATGGAGGAGCATGCCGACGAACTGGCGCTGCTGGAAACGCTGGATATGGGCAAGCCCATCCGCGACAGCCGCTCCATCGACATCCCTCTGTCGATCCGCTGCGTCCAATATTACGCCGAAGCCATCGACAAGCTATATGATCAGGTCGGGCCCAGCGGCCCGGACGCCATGTCCTTGATCTTGCGTGAACCCCTGGGCGTCATCGGCGTGGTGGTGCCCTGGAACTTCCCGCTGATGATGGCAGTGTGGAAGGTGGCGCCGGCCCTGGCAACGGGCAATTCCGTCGTGCTGAAGCCTGCTGAACAATCACCGTTGACGGCCATTCGCTTGGGCGAACTGGCGGTGGAGGCAGGCGTGCCACCGGGCGTGCTGAACGTCGTGCCTGGTTTCGGGGAAACGGCGGGGCAAGCCATTGGTCGCCACATGGACGTGGACATGCTGGCCTTCACCGGCTCCACCGAGGTTGGCAAGTACTTCATGCGCTATTCCGGCGAGAGCAACCTGAAACGTGTGTCGCTGGAGTGCGGGGGCAAGACCCCACACATCATCATGCCCGACGCCGCCGACCTGGATAAGGCCGCCGCCAATGCCGCTGGCGGCATCTTCTTCAACCAGGGGGAGGTGTGTAACGCCGGTTCCCGCCTGCTGGTCCATGAAAGCATCAAGGATGAATTCCTGGAAAAGGTCATCCACCATTCCCGGCGCTGGACACCGGGCGACCCGCTGGACCCGACCACCAATATGGGCGCCATGGTGGATGCCAGGCAGCATGAACGCGTCCTGTCCTATATCGGCAAGGGCAAGGCTGAAGGGGCGTCCCTGCGCCTTGGCGGGTCGGCCGCGCGCGCCGACACCGGCGGCTATTACATCGAACCCACGCTGTTCGACGGGGTGGACAGTTCCATGACAATCGCGCGGGAAGAGATTTTTGGACCCGTCCTGTCCACTTTGACCTTCAAGACCACCGAAGAGGCCTTCAAGATCGCCAACGATACGATCTATGGTCTGGCGTCGGCCATCTGGACCCGCGACATCTCCACCGCCATGAAGGCGGCGCGGACCATCAAGGCCGGGTCGGTCTGGATCAACTGCTTCGATGCTGGCGATATAACCACGCCGTTCGGCGGTTTCAAACAGTCCGGCTTTGGCCGCGACAAGAGCCTGCATGCGCTGGAAAAATACACGGACTTGAAAAGCGTCTGGATCGACCTTTCATAA
- a CDS encoding ATP-dependent Clp protease proteolytic subunit translates to MLVNPIRLEDEKPESDAQEEKAKAPPSIAQNLFKARTILLFGEINQKVAQAVTAQLLGLAAENDEPIKLIINSPGGHVESGDTIHDMIRFVKPRVLVLGTGWVASAGAHIFLGAAKEDRFCLPNTRFMIHQPAGGVGGPATDIAIEAKEIIKMRKRINEEIARETGQPYERVAVDTDRNFWMSAEEAKEYGVVSHIIENTDAFK, encoded by the coding sequence TTGCTCGTCAATCCGATCCGTCTTGAGGACGAAAAGCCGGAGTCCGATGCCCAGGAGGAAAAGGCAAAGGCCCCGCCCTCCATCGCGCAGAATCTGTTCAAGGCCCGCACCATCCTGCTGTTCGGCGAGATCAACCAGAAGGTGGCACAGGCTGTGACGGCCCAGCTGCTGGGTCTGGCCGCAGAGAATGACGAGCCGATCAAGCTGATCATCAACTCGCCGGGCGGCCATGTCGAATCCGGTGACACGATCCACGACATGATCCGCTTCGTGAAGCCGCGTGTGCTGGTGCTGGGTACCGGGTGGGTCGCCTCTGCTGGCGCCCATATCTTCCTGGGTGCCGCCAAGGAAGACCGGTTCTGCCTGCCCAATACCCGCTTCATGATCCATCAGCCGGCGGGCGGTGTGGGTGGTCCTGCCACCGACATCGCCATCGAGGCGAAGGAAATCATCAAGATGCGCAAGCGCATCAATGAAGAGATCGCCCGCGAAACTGGCCAGCCCTATGAGCGTGTGGCAGTGGATACCGACCGCAATTTCTGGATGTCGGCAGAAGAAGCCAAGGAATATGGCGTCGTCAGCCACATCATCGAAAATACCGACGCCTTCAAGTAA
- a CDS encoding MOSC domain-containing protein — protein MQILQVNIGRVITRTNAKGREEGTGIGKQPVTGPVALGPSGLDGDESAYRSRKEGDTALHGFASESYEALEASLGRPIQRPGFGENLLFEGYTDAEARIGDVLVIGTAQVMVNQPVPRCSWPGVLTGVKALGPLAMKAGTPGWYMQVMRPGIVTAGDAVTLVERGEAAWTVARLNALLLDKRPDPALLADALAHPALAERFKKELRGA, from the coding sequence ATGCAGATCCTTCAGGTGAATATCGGGCGTGTCATCACCCGCACCAACGCCAAAGGACGGGAGGAGGGGACCGGCATCGGCAAGCAGCCTGTCACCGGTCCGGTTGCGCTGGGTCCCAGCGGCCTGGATGGCGATGAAAGCGCCTATCGCAGCCGGAAGGAAGGAGATACGGCCCTACATGGCTTTGCATCCGAGTCCTATGAAGCGTTAGAAGCCAGCCTTGGCCGGCCGATACAACGCCCCGGCTTTGGGGAGAACCTGCTGTTCGAGGGCTATACCGATGCCGAGGCGCGCATCGGCGACGTTCTGGTCATCGGCACCGCCCAGGTGATGGTGAACCAGCCAGTGCCCCGCTGTTCCTGGCCCGGTGTCCTTACAGGCGTAAAGGCGCTGGGGCCGCTGGCCATGAAGGCCGGCACGCCCGGCTGGTACATGCAGGTGATGCGACCGGGCATTGTGACAGCGGGTGACGCCGTGACCCTGGTTGAGCGTGGGGAGGCGGCCTGGACGGTCGCGCGTCTGAACGCCCTACTGTTGGACAAGCGGCCAGATCCGGCCTTGCTGGCCGATGCGCTGGCTCACCCGGCCCTGGCGGAACGGTTCAAGAAGGAGTTGCGGGGGGCGTGA
- a CDS encoding cation:proton antiporter: MPHDTNLLATLSIAFVLAFGFGFLADRLRLPPLVGYLVAGVLVGPFTPGFVADGKLALELAEVGVILLMFGVGLHFSTADLMAVKGIAIPGAVGQIIIATLMGLGLALYWDWGLGAGIVLGLSLSVASTVVLLKALEERNLLQTPNGRIAVGWLIVEDLAMVVALVLLPAFAGLLGGTVPADGGGHGVAAPPDAPVWLTLAITLGKVGLFAAVALILGPRIVPWLLAQVARTGSRELFTLAVLAIAMGIAYGSAQVFGVSFALGAFFAGVVLAESRFSHKAAADSLPLQDAFSVIFFVSVGMLFDPSILMREPLSVAAVLLTIIIGKSLVAFAIVLALGYPMGAGLLISASLAQIGEFSFILVGLGISMNLLPPEGRDLVLAGALLSITLNPLIFAAVETATVRVKARRPDWSNYGQTKFKRLTQQINRVRDQMAEREKAHGLQVQKLVETFPVLSRLDKDELERLLLMFKPAAAVPGERVIRSGDPADGMYFLASGAVEVQLPDHKIKLETGAFFGEMALLSGRRRSADITALDYCQFLILERRDFNQFTRQHGELRAAILEKANQRRKMNQAAKEKQQETEQ, translated from the coding sequence GTGCCCCACGACACCAATCTGCTTGCCACCCTGTCCATCGCGTTCGTCCTGGCCTTCGGCTTCGGTTTCCTGGCCGACCGGCTGCGTCTGCCGCCCCTGGTGGGCTATCTGGTGGCGGGTGTTCTGGTCGGTCCGTTTACGCCGGGATTCGTGGCGGATGGAAAGCTGGCGCTGGAACTGGCGGAGGTCGGCGTCATCCTGCTGATGTTTGGGGTTGGGTTGCATTTTTCCACTGCTGACCTGATGGCGGTGAAGGGGATTGCCATCCCAGGCGCCGTGGGACAGATCATTATCGCCACCCTGATGGGGCTGGGCCTCGCGTTGTACTGGGACTGGGGCCTGGGGGCTGGCATCGTGCTGGGGCTGTCGCTGTCGGTGGCCAGTACGGTGGTGCTGCTGAAGGCCCTGGAAGAACGCAATCTGTTGCAGACACCTAATGGGCGGATTGCCGTCGGCTGGTTGATTGTCGAGGATCTGGCCATGGTGGTGGCGCTGGTGCTACTGCCGGCCTTCGCGGGCCTGTTGGGCGGGACGGTACCGGCTGATGGCGGCGGACATGGTGTCGCCGCCCCGCCCGACGCGCCGGTCTGGCTGACCCTGGCCATTACCCTGGGCAAGGTCGGGCTGTTTGCAGCGGTCGCCCTGATTCTGGGGCCACGTATCGTCCCCTGGCTGCTGGCCCAGGTGGCGCGCACAGGCTCGCGGGAATTGTTTACACTAGCCGTTCTCGCCATCGCCATGGGCATCGCCTATGGCTCGGCCCAGGTGTTCGGCGTGTCGTTCGCGCTGGGCGCCTTCTTTGCGGGCGTGGTGCTCGCCGAAAGCCGGTTCAGCCACAAGGCGGCAGCGGACAGCCTGCCCCTGCAGGATGCGTTCTCGGTCATCTTCTTCGTATCGGTCGGCATGCTGTTCGACCCGTCGATCCTGATGCGGGAGCCGCTGTCGGTGGCGGCGGTCCTGCTGACCATTATCATCGGCAAGTCGCTGGTGGCCTTCGCCATCGTACTGGCGCTGGGATACCCGATGGGCGCCGGTCTGCTGATATCCGCCAGTCTGGCCCAGATCGGGGAGTTTTCCTTCATCCTGGTCGGGTTGGGCATCAGCATGAACCTACTGCCGCCGGAAGGGCGCGATCTGGTGCTGGCGGGTGCTTTGTTGTCGATCACGCTGAACCCGCTGATATTTGCGGCGGTCGAAACGGCAACCGTCCGGGTGAAGGCTCGCCGTCCCGACTGGTCCAACTATGGCCAGACGAAGTTCAAGCGCCTGACGCAGCAGATCAACCGCGTCCGCGACCAGATGGCGGAGCGGGAGAAGGCGCATGGCCTGCAGGTGCAGAAGCTGGTGGAGACTTTCCCTGTACTGTCTCGGCTGGACAAGGACGAGTTGGAACGTTTGCTGCTGATGTTCAAGCCGGCGGCGGCGGTGCCGGGTGAGCGCGTCATCCGCAGCGGCGATCCCGCCGACGGCATGTATTTCCTGGCCAGCGGTGCCGTGGAGGTGCAGTTGCCTGATCACAAGATCAAGCTGGAGACCGGGGCCTTCTTCGGTGAGATGGCCCTGCTGTCGGGCCGTCGGCGCAGTGCCGACATCACGGCGCTGGATTACTGCCAGTTCCTGATTCTGGAACGGCGCGATTTCAACCAGTTCACCCGCCAGCATGGCGAACTGCGCGCCGCTATCCTGGAAAAGGCCAATCAGCGTCGGAAGATGAATCAGGCCGCGAAGGAAAAGCAGCAGGAGACTGAGCAGTAG
- a CDS encoding Crp/Fnr family transcriptional regulator, protein MSAAFERRTFAPGELIFKEGDPGDSLYVVESGRVRIWRGDVEHPTVIGRVETSGIFGEMAIFDRKPRMAHASAEVESVLMRMPASVLREGLYGADPLLRQLVQLLIDNIRTMARRLDELEAKLGAE, encoded by the coding sequence ATGTCCGCCGCTTTCGAACGCCGAACTTTCGCACCGGGCGAGCTGATCTTCAAGGAGGGTGATCCCGGCGACAGCCTTTATGTGGTGGAAAGTGGCCGTGTGCGTATCTGGCGGGGCGATGTAGAGCATCCGACCGTCATCGGGCGGGTCGAAACCAGCGGCATTTTCGGGGAAATGGCGATTTTCGACCGCAAGCCGCGCATGGCCCATGCCAGTGCAGAGGTGGAGTCGGTCCTGATGCGCATGCCGGCCAGTGTACTGCGCGAGGGGCTATATGGTGCCGACCCGCTGCTGCGGCAGCTGGTGCAGCTTCTGATCGACAATATCCGCACCATGGCCAGGCGCCTGGACGAGTTGGAGGCAAAGCTGGGCGCCGAATGA
- a CDS encoding TetR/AcrR family transcriptional regulator, whose translation MSKGERTRAAILDQALAMTSTDGLTGLTIGTLADRLGMSKSGLFAHFGSKEQLQAAVLERAAELFADTVVRPALAQPRGLPRVLGLFENWIAWTMDPVLPGGCPIQAASIEFDDRPGPIQDLIVKQQEDMRRVVIGAARRAVEEGHLRADLDVEQFAFEGISLCYGFTQSYRLLKNPKSEVWARNAVHGLVDRGRLRQ comes from the coding sequence ATGAGCAAGGGCGAACGCACACGCGCCGCAATCCTGGACCAAGCGCTGGCCATGACCAGCACGGACGGATTGACCGGCCTGACCATCGGGACACTGGCCGACCGGCTGGGCATGTCGAAATCTGGACTGTTTGCCCATTTCGGCAGCAAAGAACAGCTGCAGGCGGCGGTGCTGGAACGGGCGGCGGAACTTTTCGCCGATACCGTGGTGCGTCCCGCCCTGGCACAGCCGCGTGGCCTGCCGCGTGTGCTTGGCCTGTTTGAGAATTGGATTGCCTGGACAATGGACCCGGTTCTGCCCGGTGGCTGTCCCATTCAGGCCGCCTCCATCGAGTTTGATGACCGCCCCGGTCCCATCCAGGACCTGATCGTCAAACAGCAGGAGGATATGCGCCGCGTGGTCATCGGTGCCGCCCGTCGCGCGGTGGAAGAGGGGCACCTGCGGGCCGACCTGGATGTGGAGCAATTCGCATTCGAGGGGATTTCGCTCTGCTACGGTTTCACCCAGTCCTATCGGCTTCTGAAGAACCCGAAGTCGGAGGTCTGGGCCCGCAACGCCGTCCATGGTCTGGTCGACCGGGGGCGTTTGCGTCAGTAA
- a CDS encoding alpha/beta fold hydrolase — protein MDLFHPWSRERHLLAEGRRMYLEPERAVAPPALPEPAGAMVLAVPGFTPHIASRLWGAERGEAAPLVLLAHGWEGQVHDMLSFVQPLLNAGARVVAFDAPAHGRSSGDETNLLEMARAIRAVAAAAGGKVAAVIGHGLGAAALTLAIQDGFQAGRAILLSPLADLTLPLRQIAYVLRLDLDSEHALGREIDRALGQPLAALHLHGDEGTPALLIHSADDRITPVADALQLASVWPGAGMHLVQGLGHRRLLSDAGVIERAVGFALRGE, from the coding sequence ATGGACCTGTTCCACCCCTGGTCACGCGAACGCCACCTGCTGGCCGAGGGACGGCGCATGTATCTGGAGCCGGAGCGTGCGGTGGCACCGCCGGCACTGCCGGAACCGGCGGGCGCCATGGTGCTGGCTGTTCCAGGCTTCACGCCCCATATTGCCTCCCGCCTGTGGGGGGCGGAGCGAGGGGAGGCGGCACCACTGGTGCTGCTGGCCCATGGCTGGGAAGGGCAGGTGCATGACATGCTGAGCTTTGTGCAGCCGCTGCTGAATGCCGGCGCCCGCGTCGTGGCCTTTGATGCGCCGGCCCATGGCCGCAGTTCGGGCGACGAGACCAACCTGCTGGAGATGGCCCGCGCCATAAGGGCTGTGGCAGCGGCAGCCGGTGGCAAGGTGGCGGCGGTGATCGGCCACGGCTTGGGTGCCGCGGCCCTGACGCTGGCGATCCAGGACGGGTTCCAGGCGGGGCGCGCCATTCTGCTGTCCCCCCTGGCCGACCTGACCCTGCCGCTGCGCCAGATCGCTTATGTTCTGCGCCTGGACCTGGACAGCGAACATGCGCTGGGGCGGGAGATTGACCGGGCATTGGGACAGCCGCTGGCCGCCCTGCATCTTCATGGGGATGAAGGCACACCGGCCCTGTTAATCCATTCTGCGGATGACCGGATCACGCCGGTGGCGGATGCCCTGCAATTGGCGTCAGTCTGGCCCGGTGCCGGAATGCATTTGGTGCAGGGGCTGGGCCATCGCCGGTTGCTGTCGGATGCGGGTGTCATCGAACGGGCCGTGGGCTTCGCGTTGCGGGGGGAATGA
- a CDS encoding MAPEG family protein: MGITALYAGLLGVLLLVLSYRVSMYRRRHGISLGDGGHKGLHTAIRVQGNFVEYVPTALILLLLVELTGRQPAIVHGLGAALFLGRVLHAQGLTSNPDGKSPGRLLGILLTWLMLLTASVLLILGSAAGI; the protein is encoded by the coding sequence ATGGGTATCACCGCGCTGTATGCGGGTTTGCTGGGCGTGCTGCTGCTGGTTTTAAGTTATCGCGTGTCGATGTATCGACGCCGTCACGGCATCTCCCTGGGCGATGGTGGTCATAAGGGCCTGCATACCGCCATCCGGGTGCAGGGCAATTTTGTGGAATATGTGCCCACCGCCCTGATCCTGCTGCTGCTGGTGGAACTGACGGGTCGCCAGCCAGCCATCGTGCATGGGCTGGGTGCTGCCCTGTTCCTGGGCCGCGTCCTGCACGCCCAGGGTCTGACCTCCAATCCAGACGGTAAAAGCCCGGGCCGCCTGCTGGGCATTCTGCTGACTTGGCTGATGCTGCTGACCGCGTCGGTTCTACTGATTCTGGGATCGGCGGCTGGCATCTGA
- a CDS encoding DUF2946 family protein: MLALLLRGMIPGGYMPNINPDNGKGWLVICTGAGSASIQIDGDGGDDNAPADTGHQGLCPYLVMTLLGPVLLLLALLLPVVGDVVVLRPFMGTRRRRLMCGPTLGARAPPLSWAY, from the coding sequence TTGCTTGCCCTGCTGCTGCGCGGGATGATCCCAGGCGGCTATATGCCCAACATCAACCCCGACAACGGCAAGGGCTGGCTGGTCATCTGTACCGGTGCCGGTTCGGCCAGCATCCAGATTGATGGCGATGGCGGGGATGACAATGCCCCCGCCGATACGGGGCATCAGGGCCTTTGCCCCTACTTGGTCATGACCCTGCTGGGTCCCGTCCTGTTGCTGCTGGCGCTGCTGCTGCCGGTGGTGGGGGATGTTGTTGTTTTGCGGCCCTTCATGGGTACGCGTCGGCGCCGTCTGATGTGTGGGCCGACTTTGGGGGCGCGGGCACCGCCCCTGTCCTGGGCTTATTGA
- a CDS encoding TonB-dependent receptor, whose translation MPRTPFRARSLASVAFVALSTSAFAQDTQVADAAPVQEVIVIGQRDAPITIVPRGLSVSLGQEQFAAINAVNVEDLMKYAPNFFVRKRFIGDANAVPGFRGTHSTQSARSLVLVDGFTVSNLLGNSFSFPPKWGVVGPGEVQQFDIVYGPYSSRYPGNSMGGIISITTKPPKEGLEAFATAQYFIQPYKQYGTDRDFDGYTGEAGFGWKQSDGPWSARLSYRRLENQGHPQQFYQLTPATGTAASTVVTGAVTDTNLITRTPLSGAYSVEDTTQDQLRGRIGYDFADGWNASLLAVLWTSDYDGTTPTTYLRDAAGNPVFTGRVSVDGKQYTMPAINLSLTERREILGGAKLEGPIGDWQASLNLSRFVIDKQRARASTGYLNGINSATGTDTRQGDTGWWTGDGQLERSLGDHELAVGFNSSLYETDQTIYGVGNWRTGATPTFTTQTSGRSRQLGAFIDNAWQVTPGVKLTGGVRLDNWRAFDGRIGTRVSGSPKYQSYADRKETTINPSAGIQADLPADWVGQLSLATATRFPTVGELFQGRLDGNGNFDINSFDPNLKPEKSRDANLMLRRAFDDIRFTGSIFYQRVQDAIFSQQGFNQFGVVTSSFKNIDIVRQWGMEGIIEASDLAGIDGLNVDFNAAWIDAQTVRNRAVPASEGVQFPRIPKWRLNGNARYRFADDWQFSTGWRYASRPNTNLEGTQRGDTYGYTSELMIFDAKLSWDVTAETQLSVGVDNIGNDKAWVFHPYPQRTFTLELKWKG comes from the coding sequence GTGCCCCGCACGCCTTTTCGCGCCCGCAGCCTGGCTTCGGTCGCCTTTGTCGCCCTATCCACGTCTGCCTTCGCCCAGGACACCCAGGTGGCCGACGCCGCCCCGGTGCAGGAAGTGATCGTCATCGGCCAACGCGACGCACCCATCACCATTGTGCCGCGCGGCCTGTCTGTTTCACTGGGCCAGGAACAGTTCGCGGCCATCAATGCCGTCAATGTCGAAGACCTGATGAAATACGCACCGAATTTCTTCGTACGAAAACGCTTCATCGGTGACGCCAACGCCGTGCCTGGCTTCCGTGGCACCCACTCCACCCAGTCGGCCCGCTCGCTGGTGCTGGTGGATGGCTTCACCGTTTCCAACCTGCTGGGTAACAGCTTCTCCTTCCCGCCCAAATGGGGCGTGGTGGGGCCAGGCGAGGTGCAGCAGTTCGACATTGTCTATGGCCCCTATTCGTCCCGCTATCCGGGCAACTCAATGGGCGGCATCATTTCCATCACCACCAAGCCGCCAAAGGAAGGGTTGGAGGCGTTCGCCACCGCCCAGTATTTCATCCAGCCCTATAAGCAGTACGGCACCGACCGCGATTTTGATGGCTATACGGGCGAGGCCGGTTTCGGGTGGAAGCAGAGCGATGGCCCGTGGAGTGCGCGCCTGTCTTACCGCCGGCTTGAGAATCAGGGCCATCCACAGCAATTCTATCAATTGACGCCGGCCACCGGCACGGCGGCATCAACCGTTGTAACCGGCGCCGTGACCGACACGAACCTGATCACCAGGACGCCTTTGTCCGGTGCCTATTCGGTGGAGGACACCACCCAGGATCAGTTGCGCGGCCGTATCGGATATGATTTTGCCGATGGCTGGAATGCGTCGCTGCTGGCCGTGCTGTGGACCAGTGACTATGACGGCACCACCCCCACCACCTATCTGCGCGACGCCGCCGGTAACCCGGTCTTCACGGGCCGGGTGTCCGTGGATGGTAAGCAATACACAATGCCCGCCATCAACCTGTCACTGACCGAACGGCGGGAAATCCTGGGCGGGGCAAAGCTGGAGGGTCCGATTGGTGACTGGCAGGCCAGCCTGAACCTGTCGCGTTTCGTGATCGACAAGCAACGGGCACGCGCTTCCACCGGCTATCTCAACGGTATCAATAGCGCGACCGGAACGGACACGCGTCAGGGTGACACCGGCTGGTGGACCGGTGACGGGCAACTGGAACGCAGCCTGGGTGACCATGAACTGGCGGTGGGTTTCAACAGCAGCCTCTATGAAACCGATCAGACCATTTATGGCGTCGGCAACTGGCGCACCGGTGCCACGCCGACCTTCACGACGCAGACCAGTGGCCGTTCCCGACAATTGGGGGCCTTCATCGATAACGCCTGGCAGGTGACACCGGGGGTGAAGCTGACCGGCGGTGTACGTCTGGATAATTGGCGGGCGTTCGATGGCCGCATCGGCACCCGCGTATCCGGTTCACCGAAATATCAGTCTTACGCAGACCGCAAGGAAACCACCATCAACCCATCCGCCGGCATTCAGGCCGACCTGCCTGCCGATTGGGTAGGGCAACTAAGCCTTGCCACCGCCACCCGCTTCCCCACGGTGGGCGAGCTGTTCCAGGGTCGTCTGGATGGAAATGGCAATTTCGACATTAACAGCTTCGATCCCAACCTGAAGCCGGAGAAGTCGCGTGACGCCAACCTGATGCTGCGCCGTGCCTTCGATGATATCCGCTTCACCGGCAGCATCTTCTATCAGCGGGTGCAGGACGCGATCTTCAGCCAACAGGGCTTCAACCAGTTCGGCGTCGTGACCTCGTCCTTCAAGAATATCGACATCGTGCGCCAGTGGGGTATGGAGGGCATCATCGAGGCATCGGACTTGGCTGGTATCGACGGCCTGAATGTCGATTTCAATGCCGCCTGGATTGACGCTCAGACGGTGCGCAATCGCGCCGTCCCGGCCTCTGAGGGGGTGCAGTTCCCGCGCATTCCGAAATGGCGCCTGAACGGTAATGCCCGGTACAGGTTCGCCGACGATTGGCAATTCTCCACCGGCTGGCGCTACGCGTCGCGTCCCAACACTAATCTGGAGGGGACACAGCGCGGCGATACCTATGGCTATACGTCGGAGCTGATGATCTTCGATGCGAAATTGTCTTGGGACGTGACGGCGGAAACCCAGCTCAGCGTCGGTGTCGATAATATCGGCAATGACAAGGCCTGGGTGTTCCACCCCTATCCGCAACGCACCTTCACGCTTGAACTGAAATGGAAGGGTTGA
- a CDS encoding PepSY-associated TM helix domain-containing protein, protein MTDLSIKAPPAKGWLDYRTIWRWHFYAGLFCVPFIVALALSGSLYLFKPQVEALIDRPYDNLVLTGPAADANAQALAALAAVPGGTLKSYIVPEETDDAVRVLVRDGQGAIWRVYVHPQTLEILHSIPEEDRLMNQIKTFHGELLMGDQGSWFVELAACWGIVMVVSGLYLWWPRGGQGLAGILYPRLSGGGRTFWRDLHAVTGLWISFLALFLLLTGLPWASVWGGAFKAVREATGTAAVKQDWTTSRKAERAGHDAQEHAEDHPMDHGSLSMDDMMVGTVTLADVVAQVAPLKLAAPVQINLPAKAGGSWAVRSMTANRPDRVSIDLDGATGTPIRREDFADRHIIDRVVGIGIAAHEGQLFGWFNQALGVIAALGLVLLSVSGAVMWWKRRPNGALGAPPPLRMRGSPAVMGIILLFFALFLPLLGLSVIVVALIDLAILRQLPNARRWLGLRMA, encoded by the coding sequence ATGACCGACCTGTCGATCAAGGCACCGCCGGCCAAGGGCTGGCTGGATTACCGCACCATCTGGCGCTGGCATTTCTATGCAGGCCTGTTCTGTGTGCCTTTCATTGTCGCCCTGGCCCTTTCCGGTTCGCTCTATCTGTTCAAGCCGCAGGTGGAGGCCCTGATCGACAGGCCTTATGACAATCTGGTGCTGACCGGCCCGGCGGCCGATGCCAATGCCCAGGCTCTGGCGGCCCTGGCCGCCGTACCGGGAGGAACATTGAAGTCCTACATCGTGCCCGAAGAGACCGACGACGCGGTGCGCGTTCTGGTTCGCGACGGGCAAGGGGCGATATGGCGTGTGTATGTCCATCCCCAGACCCTGGAAATCCTGCATTCGATTCCAGAGGAAGACCGCTTGATGAACCAGATCAAGACCTTCCACGGCGAGCTGTTGATGGGTGACCAGGGCTCCTGGTTCGTGGAACTGGCCGCTTGCTGGGGGATCGTCATGGTGGTTAGCGGGCTCTATCTCTGGTGGCCGCGCGGGGGCCAGGGGCTGGCCGGCATCCTCTATCCACGGCTGTCGGGGGGCGGGCGCACCTTCTGGCGCGATCTGCATGCCGTGACCGGTCTGTGGATCTCCTTCCTGGCCCTGTTCCTGCTGCTGACCGGCCTGCCCTGGGCCAGCGTCTGGGGCGGGGCGTTCAAGGCGGTACGGGAGGCGACCGGAACCGCCGCCGTCAAGCAGGACTGGACCACCAGCCGGAAGGCAGAACGCGCCGGTCATGATGCCCAGGAACATGCCGAGGACCATCCGATGGACCATGGCAGCCTGTCCATGGATGATATGATGGTGGGAACCGTGACCCTTGCCGATGTCGTGGCTCAGGTGGCGCCTCTGAAACTGGCAGCACCCGTTCAGATCAACCTGCCGGCCAAGGCGGGCGGCAGTTGGGCGGTGCGGTCAATGACGGCTAACCGGCCCGACCGCGTCTCCATCGATCTAGACGGCGCCACCGGCACCCCGATCCGGCGGGAGGATTTCGCCGACCGCCACATCATCGACCGCGTCGTCGGGATCGGCATCGCGGCGCATGAGGGGCAGTTGTTCGGCTGGTTCAATCAGGCCCTGGGCGTCATCGCCGCCCTCGGCCTGGTCCTGCTGTCGGTTAGCGGGGCCGTGATGTGGTGGAAACGCCGGCCAAACGGCGCCTTGGGCGCGCCGCCCCCCCTGCGCATGCGGGGCAGCCCGGCGGTCATGGGCATCATCCTGCTGTTTTTCGCCCTGTTCCTGCCCTTGCTGGGCCTGTCGGTGATCGTGGTTGCCCTGATCGATCTGGCCATCCTGCGCCAATTGCCCAACGCCCGCCGCTGGCTGGGCCTGCGTATGGCATGA